A region from the Haloarcula limicola genome encodes:
- a CDS encoding cell division protein SepF: MGLMSKILGETGSSRNTEDYVELQANEYETASAEAERQVRIARISDKQDVIDIKDAVYDGDVVIADITRHSTQDRTMEHISDELKQVANEVGGDIVQKDDDQLIITPSDVVISRERLGQ, from the coding sequence ATGGGACTGATGAGCAAGATTCTCGGCGAGACGGGCTCGTCCCGCAACACCGAGGACTACGTCGAACTGCAGGCCAACGAGTACGAGACCGCCAGCGCGGAGGCCGAACGGCAGGTCCGCATCGCCCGCATCAGCGACAAGCAGGACGTCATCGACATCAAGGACGCCGTCTACGACGGCGACGTCGTCATCGCCGACATCACGCGCCACTCCACGCAGGACCGCACGATGGAACACATCAGCGACGAGCTCAAGCAGGTCGCCAACGAGGTCGGCGGCGACATCGTCCAGAAGGACGACGATCAGCTCATCATCACGCCGAGCGACGTGGTCATCTCGCGCGAGCGACTCGGGCAGTAG
- a CDS encoding RNA-binding protein has translation MNVKSRHHLRSDEVDAIESALSDELGVELDADSFEKVEFEDSDWDVVLVDGEPHVLYVDEDPFLTVQGANVYPPQQHVVTVDAGAVSFVSDGADVMRPGITEADPDIEAGDLVVINEESHGKFLAIGRAKTGGDDMVGDSGKVVESIHHVGDDLFEFSV, from the coding sequence ATGAACGTCAAGTCCCGGCATCACCTCCGCTCGGACGAGGTCGACGCCATCGAGTCGGCGCTTTCCGACGAACTCGGCGTCGAACTGGACGCCGATAGCTTCGAGAAGGTCGAATTCGAGGACAGCGACTGGGACGTCGTCCTCGTCGACGGCGAGCCGCACGTCCTCTACGTGGACGAAGACCCCTTCCTCACGGTCCAGGGCGCGAACGTCTACCCGCCACAGCAGCACGTCGTCACCGTCGACGCGGGCGCGGTGTCGTTCGTCTCCGACGGCGCGGACGTGATGCGGCCGGGCATCACCGAGGCCGACCCCGATATCGAGGCGGGCGACCTCGTCGTCATCAACGAGGAGTCCCACGGGAAGTTTCTCGCCATCGGCCGGGCGAAGACCGGCGGCGACGACATGGTCGGCGACTCCGGGAAGGTCGTCGAGTCGATCCATCACGTCGGCGACGACCTCTTCGAGTTCTCGGTGTAG
- a CDS encoding cobalamin-binding protein: MRVVTLLPSATEIVYALGVEPVGVSHECDYPPAAREVPSVNRSRVDPEASSGEINEQVAEAESGDGVYAIDREALASVDPDVIVTQGVCDVCAVDHVQVEDAVESLGLDSEVVTLDVHSLADLFESVRRVGAAVDREAAATDLVADLRERVAAVESTVERAGDTPSVAVLDWLDPVMVAGHWVPEMVEKAGGTYGMEEAGAHSRPREWEEVRGYDPDVLVAAPCGFDIEQTRENLADVTGRPGFDDLTAVREGRVYVMDGHHYVNRSGPRLVDTLEYLAAVMHPDLFEKPPRDAVRELPALRA, translated from the coding sequence ATGCGCGTCGTCACCCTGCTCCCCTCCGCGACGGAGATCGTCTACGCCCTCGGGGTCGAACCGGTCGGCGTCTCCCACGAGTGCGACTATCCGCCGGCGGCCCGCGAGGTGCCGTCGGTCAACCGCTCGCGGGTCGACCCCGAGGCGTCCAGCGGCGAGATAAACGAACAGGTCGCCGAGGCCGAATCGGGCGACGGCGTCTACGCCATCGACCGCGAGGCGCTGGCGAGCGTCGACCCCGACGTGATCGTCACGCAGGGCGTCTGTGACGTCTGTGCGGTCGACCACGTCCAGGTCGAGGACGCCGTCGAGTCGCTGGGACTCGATAGCGAGGTGGTGACACTCGACGTCCACAGCCTCGCGGACCTGTTCGAGTCCGTGCGGCGCGTCGGCGCGGCCGTCGACCGCGAGGCGGCGGCGACCGACCTCGTGGCCGACCTCCGCGAGCGCGTCGCCGCCGTCGAATCGACCGTCGAGCGGGCCGGCGACACGCCGAGCGTGGCCGTCCTCGACTGGCTCGACCCGGTGATGGTTGCCGGTCACTGGGTCCCGGAAATGGTCGAGAAAGCCGGCGGCACCTACGGGATGGAGGAGGCGGGCGCGCACTCCCGACCCCGCGAGTGGGAGGAAGTTCGAGGGTACGACCCCGACGTGCTCGTGGCCGCGCCCTGCGGCTTCGATATCGAGCAGACCCGCGAGAACCTCGCCGACGTGACCGGGCGGCCGGGCTTCGACGACCTGACCGCGGTGCGCGAGGGCCGGGTCTACGTGATGGACGGTCACCACTACGTCAACCGCTCGGGGCCGCGGCTCGTGGACACGCTGGAGTATCTCGCGGCCGTGATGCACCCGGACCTGTTCGAAAAACCGCCGCGGGACGCCGTGCGGGAACTGCCGGCGCTCAGGGCGTAA
- the ubaA gene encoding SAMP-activating enzyme E1 encodes MRPDLDPEQLDRYSRHIIMDDVGPEGQAALLDSSVLVVGAGGLGAPVLQYLAAAGIGTLGIVDDDVVERSNLQRQVIHGDDDVGRPKVESAREFISGLNPDVTVEAHELRLAAENAADLVAEYDIVVDASDNFATRFLVNDACTLAGVPFSHGAVFRFEGQVTTFTGGGPCYRCLFPKAPPAGTVPDCSTAGVLGVLPGTIGCLQATEVVKLALGYGESLDGRLLAYDAAEMSVDEVPVAPNPECPVCGSEPAIESVADASYEGRCALTEG; translated from the coding sequence ATGCGACCGGACCTGGACCCCGAGCAGCTCGACCGCTACTCCCGGCACATCATCATGGACGACGTTGGACCGGAGGGACAGGCGGCGCTGCTCGATTCGTCGGTGCTCGTGGTCGGCGCGGGCGGCCTCGGCGCGCCGGTCCTGCAGTACCTCGCGGCGGCGGGCATCGGGACCCTCGGAATCGTCGACGACGACGTGGTCGAGCGCTCGAACCTCCAGCGACAGGTCATCCACGGTGACGACGACGTGGGCCGGCCGAAAGTCGAGAGCGCGCGGGAATTTATCTCGGGGCTGAACCCCGACGTGACCGTCGAGGCGCACGAACTGCGCCTCGCGGCGGAGAACGCCGCCGACCTCGTGGCCGAGTACGACATCGTGGTCGACGCCTCCGACAACTTCGCCACGCGCTTCCTCGTCAACGACGCCTGCACCCTCGCCGGCGTCCCTTTCTCCCACGGCGCGGTGTTCCGCTTCGAGGGACAGGTGACGACCTTCACGGGCGGGGGGCCGTGCTACCGCTGTCTGTTCCCGAAAGCGCCGCCGGCGGGCACCGTCCCCGACTGCTCGACGGCGGGCGTGCTGGGCGTCCTCCCCGGCACTATCGGCTGTCTGCAGGCGACGGAGGTCGTCAAACTCGCGCTCGGCTACGGCGAGTCGCTGGACGGCCGTCTGCTGGCCTACGACGCCGCCGAGATGAGCGTCGACGAGGTCCCCGTCGCGCCGAATCCCGAGTGTCCGGTCTGCGGTTCGGAGCCGGCGATCGAGAGCGTCGCCGACGCCAGCTACGAGGGTCGCTGTGCGCTGACTGAGGGGTGA
- a CDS encoding carboxypeptidase M32, whose amino-acid sequence MATTNEVDSTYEQFLDHVKRLHYVGDAGGVLQWDQQVMMPEGGTPARAKQSSALSTLHHDLLTDDRLGEWLDDLDAAELDAEQEAVVREVRRDHERAVRVPSDLVERISEASSNALPVWEEAKAEDDFDHYADTLEEMVQLRREYAEAIDPDRDPYEVLFEEYEPYLGIDTAEEVLTQLRDQLVPLIDDIDDSDVTLADPFSGTYDDDVQHDLVEEALSVLGYDWDHGRLDTAPHPFSTGTQFDARVTTRFKPDDPMDAVGSTVHEFGHATYTLGLPREDYGTPLGDNRDLTVHESQSRFWENHVGRTRPFWDLFADTANEHLGTDASPREFYEAANEVYEDNLIRVEADELTYHMHIVLRFEIERDLIRGDLEVSEVPQVWNDKMEEYLGVRPDTDAEGCLQDIHWTNGAIGYFPTYSLGSVLAAQLDHHLREDVGDVDSLVREGDFDPIHDWLTENVHRHGARYETDDLVKEATGESFTADYFLDYADEKYRDLYDC is encoded by the coding sequence ATGGCAACGACTAACGAGGTAGATTCCACCTACGAACAGTTCCTCGATCACGTCAAGCGCCTCCACTACGTCGGCGACGCCGGCGGCGTCCTCCAGTGGGACCAGCAGGTGATGATGCCCGAGGGGGGGACTCCCGCTCGCGCGAAGCAGTCCTCCGCGCTCTCGACGCTCCATCACGACCTGCTGACCGACGACCGGCTGGGCGAGTGGCTGGACGACCTCGACGCCGCGGAGTTAGACGCCGAGCAGGAGGCCGTCGTCCGCGAGGTCCGCCGCGACCACGAGCGAGCGGTCCGGGTTCCCTCGGACCTCGTCGAGCGCATCTCCGAAGCCTCCTCGAACGCGCTCCCGGTCTGGGAGGAGGCGAAAGCCGAGGACGACTTCGACCACTACGCCGATACCCTGGAAGAGATGGTCCAGCTCCGCCGGGAGTACGCCGAGGCCATCGACCCGGATCGGGACCCCTACGAGGTCCTCTTCGAGGAGTACGAGCCCTACCTCGGCATCGACACCGCCGAGGAGGTACTGACGCAGTTGCGCGACCAACTCGTGCCGCTCATCGACGACATCGACGACAGCGACGTGACGCTCGCGGACCCCTTCTCGGGTACCTACGACGACGACGTGCAACACGATCTCGTCGAGGAGGCGCTTTCCGTGCTGGGTTACGACTGGGACCACGGCCGCCTCGACACCGCCCCGCACCCGTTCTCGACGGGGACGCAGTTCGACGCCCGCGTCACCACCCGGTTCAAGCCCGACGACCCGATGGACGCCGTCGGCTCGACCGTCCACGAGTTCGGCCACGCCACCTACACGCTCGGCCTCCCGCGGGAGGACTACGGCACGCCGCTGGGCGACAACCGCGACCTGACCGTCCACGAGTCCCAGTCCCGCTTCTGGGAGAACCACGTCGGCCGCACGCGGCCCTTCTGGGACCTCTTTGCCGACACCGCCAACGAGCACTTGGGGACGGATGCCTCGCCGCGCGAGTTCTACGAGGCCGCGAACGAGGTGTACGAGGACAACCTCATCCGAGTCGAAGCGGATGAGTTGACATACCACATGCACATCGTCCTGCGCTTCGAGATCGAGCGCGACCTGATTCGGGGCGACCTAGAGGTCTCTGAGGTCCCGCAGGTCTGGAACGACAAGATGGAGGAGTACCTCGGCGTGCGCCCCGACACCGACGCCGAGGGCTGCCTGCAGGACATCCACTGGACCAACGGCGCGATCGGTTACTTCCCCACCTACTCGCTCGGTTCGGTGTTGGCCGCCCAACTCGACCACCACCTCCGCGAGGACGTCGGCGACGTTGACTCGCTCGTCCGCGAGGGCGACTTCGACCCGATCCACGACTGGCTGACCGAGAACGTCCACCGACACGGCGCGCGCTACGAGACCGACGACCTCGTGAAGGAGGCCACCGGCGAGTCGTTCACCGCCGACTACTTCCTCGACTACGCCGACGAGAAGTACCGCGACCTCTACGACTGCTAG
- a CDS encoding M20 family metallopeptidase, giving the protein MDVASLTRELVSIPSHAGPDSDESAAGEFVAAWLREHTDAAVEFDDHGNVIARKGGGDGGESLALVGHHDVVPPDDSQIDADGNYVLDERDGRLYGRGTADMKGCLAAAMLAFRDASEPNSGELVFASFAGEERGGVGCRAAVDDGFAPDYAVVGEGSTGYSATGVTDVAVAHKGRRGSTVVAEGAAAHASEPEAGENAIYRATDAVDIVRDLDFPTTEVLGHELTGSVAVTEIDGGSAWNVIPERCEVTVDERTVPDERAPLERVEAIDGVSRRVDQDLPPMACGDAGFADAVLDAAAAAQDARPEHVVKPHATDAGWLAAAGTDCVVVGAAEPGEAHTAEETVAIEVLERCRGIYENVAASWPE; this is encoded by the coding sequence ATGGACGTCGCTTCCCTCACCCGTGAGTTGGTCTCGATTCCGAGCCACGCGGGGCCCGACTCTGACGAGTCCGCCGCCGGCGAGTTCGTCGCGGCGTGGCTCCGCGAGCACACCGACGCGGCCGTCGAGTTCGACGACCACGGCAACGTCATCGCCCGGAAGGGCGGCGGCGACGGCGGCGAGTCGCTCGCGCTGGTCGGGCACCACGATGTCGTCCCGCCGGACGACTCGCAGATCGACGCCGACGGTAACTACGTCCTCGACGAGCGAGACGGACGCCTCTACGGCCGCGGCACGGCCGACATGAAGGGGTGCCTCGCGGCGGCGATGCTGGCCTTCCGGGACGCGAGCGAGCCGAACAGCGGTGAACTCGTCTTCGCCTCCTTCGCCGGCGAGGAGCGGGGCGGCGTCGGCTGTCGGGCCGCTGTTGACGACGGGTTCGCGCCGGATTACGCCGTCGTCGGCGAGGGCTCGACCGGCTATTCCGCGACGGGGGTGACCGACGTGGCCGTCGCACACAAGGGCCGGCGCGGGTCGACCGTCGTCGCCGAGGGCGCGGCCGCCCACGCCAGCGAACCCGAGGCCGGCGAGAACGCCATCTACCGCGCGACGGACGCCGTCGATATCGTCCGCGACCTCGACTTCCCGACGACCGAGGTACTCGGCCACGAACTTACGGGGAGCGTCGCCGTCACGGAGATCGACGGCGGGTCGGCGTGGAACGTGATTCCCGAGCGGTGCGAAGTCACCGTCGACGAGCGCACGGTCCCCGACGAACGCGCGCCGCTGGAACGGGTCGAAGCTATCGACGGCGTCTCCCGGCGCGTCGATCAGGACCTACCGCCGATGGCCTGCGGCGACGCCGGCTTCGCCGACGCGGTCCTCGACGCGGCGGCCGCCGCACAGGACGCTCGCCCCGAACACGTCGTCAAACCGCACGCCACGGACGCGGGCTGGCTCGCGGCGGCGGGCACCGACTGCGTCGTCGTCGGCGCGGCGGAACCCGGCGAGGCTCACACCGCCGAGGAGACCGTCGCTATCGAGGTACTGGAACGCTGCCGCGGTATCTACGAGAACGTCGCGGCCTCGTGGCCCGAGTGA
- a CDS encoding histidine kinase has protein sequence MATESTTAAETDVTLADWQAGVLGGVLGATVMAVLISVMSPPVLQGAIPGLYGLSGGVAGWVVHLSHGAVLGVAFAAVAERGLPADRSIGTTLGLGVVWGVVTWLVLAALVMPLWLGAVGFPQAPPFPNFAVPSLLWHVVYGGVLGITYAALR, from the coding sequence ATGGCGACCGAATCCACGACTGCGGCAGAGACGGACGTAACGCTCGCCGACTGGCAAGCCGGCGTACTCGGCGGGGTCCTCGGTGCAACCGTGATGGCGGTCCTCATCTCGGTGATGAGTCCGCCCGTGCTACAGGGGGCTATCCCCGGCCTCTACGGGCTCTCCGGCGGCGTCGCGGGGTGGGTCGTCCACCTCTCGCACGGGGCGGTCCTCGGCGTCGCCTTCGCGGCCGTCGCCGAGCGAGGTCTGCCCGCCGACCGCTCTATCGGGACGACGCTCGGTCTCGGCGTCGTCTGGGGCGTCGTGACGTGGCTGGTGCTGGCAGCGCTCGTGATGCCCCTGTGGCTCGGCGCGGTCGGCTTCCCGCAGGCCCCGCCGTTCCCGAACTTCGCGGTCCCGAGCCTGCTCTGGCACGTCGTCTACGGGGGCGTGCTGGGCATCACGTACGCGGCGCTCCGCTGA
- a CDS encoding urease accessory protein UreF, whose translation MSDAATLEAFRLADSFLPVGTYTVSYGLEQFVADDRVTDAEDLRVLLATYLRRQVGPAELVALRAAHAAAREGDVDAICAADRRLAAVTLAAEFRESAQNSGARLLSLQRDLRDSDIFERYADAADTGDAPGNYAVVLGAATGLAGIDARAACLLCCHGFVTGLLGAAQRLLSLGHTDAQRILDDLRPVMTDAVEDSADRTLSDMTPFAPLVDVLAADHERAQRRLFVS comes from the coding sequence ATGAGCGACGCGGCGACCCTCGAAGCGTTCCGTCTGGCCGACTCCTTCCTCCCGGTGGGAACCTACACCGTCTCCTACGGCCTCGAACAGTTCGTCGCCGACGACCGGGTGACCGACGCCGAGGACCTCCGCGTGCTCTTGGCGACGTATCTCAGACGGCAGGTCGGACCGGCCGAACTGGTGGCGCTGCGGGCCGCGCACGCCGCCGCGCGCGAGGGCGACGTAGACGCCATCTGTGCCGCCGATCGCCGACTCGCGGCGGTGACGCTGGCCGCGGAGTTCCGCGAGAGCGCGCAGAACTCCGGCGCTCGACTGCTCTCGCTCCAGCGCGACCTGCGCGACTCCGACATCTTCGAGCGGTACGCGGACGCCGCTGATACCGGGGACGCGCCGGGCAACTACGCCGTCGTCCTCGGCGCGGCGACCGGGCTGGCCGGGATCGACGCGCGAGCGGCGTGTCTGCTGTGTTGTCACGGGTTCGTGACCGGGCTGCTCGGCGCGGCCCAGCGCCTCCTCTCGCTGGGCCACACCGACGCCCAGCGGATTCTCGACGACCTGCGGCCGGTGATGACCGACGCCGTCGAGGACAGCGCCGACCGGACGCTTTCCGACATGACGCCGTTCGCGCCGCTGGTCGACGTGCTCGCGGCCGACCACGAACGGGCGCAGCGTCGCCTGTTCGTGAGCTGA
- a CDS encoding urease accessory protein UreE translates to MRVADSYLGHREDSAVTDRLADADPLRVVLSDTDRRRSRLRTETTDGEDIGIVVARDLADGDVLETDDGALVEVELAAIDALVLDFADADVSATTALELGHALGNRHWDLAVRGEEALFPVPDTRERMDAAVADLLPEGVTTRYERAPPTTFDDGGDRRHGDGHAHGHGDHTHSHPHGSHDSADHEHGHAHGVRTIDGDGE, encoded by the coding sequence ATGCGCGTCGCCGACAGCTACCTCGGCCACCGCGAGGACAGCGCCGTCACCGACCGACTGGCCGACGCCGACCCGCTTCGAGTCGTCCTCTCGGACACCGACCGGCGGCGCTCGCGCCTGCGCACCGAGACGACCGACGGCGAGGACATCGGCATCGTCGTCGCCCGCGACCTCGCCGACGGCGACGTGCTCGAAACCGACGACGGGGCGCTCGTCGAAGTCGAACTCGCCGCGATCGACGCGCTGGTCCTCGACTTCGCCGACGCCGACGTGTCTGCGACCACCGCGCTGGAGTTGGGCCACGCGCTCGGCAACCGTCACTGGGACCTCGCCGTCCGCGGCGAGGAGGCGCTGTTTCCGGTGCCCGACACCCGCGAACGGATGGACGCCGCCGTCGCGGACCTGCTCCCCGAGGGGGTCACGACCCGTTACGAGCGGGCACCCCCGACGACGTTCGACGACGGGGGCGACCGCCGGCACGGCGACGGACACGCACATGGCCACGGCGACCACACGCACTCGCACCCACACGGCTCTCACGACAGCGCTGACCACGAGCACGGCCACGCGCACGGCGTGCGTACCATCGACGGAGACGGCGAATGA
- a CDS encoding urease accessory protein UreD, which translates to MATEVSEPEANTDAPHPAFEGYAAESPPQAAVGAPGKDGVLELTFAPTSDGTTLVRDYATVPFHISGTLAHDPHPDAATVFVQSPTGGVAQGDRHDIAISVEGDATAHVSTQSSTKVQSMTHNYAAADASLSVGRGGHLDYVPEPTILHADARYSQDLTLSLETGATAVLGDIVVPGRLARGERFEFERYLSRVRAQGPNGLLFEDATHLAPGESDPTAPGVLGEFTVYGSLFVVAPESDAAETSDDLHEAVTDCEARAGATALPNGAGVAVRALGDRAETVQSTLHAAWDRARRDLIDSPAPSGRKF; encoded by the coding sequence ATGGCCACGGAGGTTTCCGAACCGGAAGCGAACACAGACGCTCCCCATCCTGCCTTCGAAGGCTACGCGGCCGAATCCCCCCCGCAGGCCGCCGTCGGCGCGCCGGGCAAGGACGGCGTACTGGAACTGACGTTCGCGCCGACGAGCGACGGGACGACGCTCGTTCGGGACTACGCGACGGTGCCCTTCCACATTTCGGGGACGCTCGCCCACGACCCCCACCCCGACGCGGCGACGGTGTTCGTCCAGTCGCCGACCGGCGGCGTCGCGCAGGGCGACCGCCACGACATCGCGATCTCCGTCGAGGGAGACGCGACCGCGCACGTCTCGACGCAGAGCTCGACGAAGGTGCAGTCGATGACGCACAACTACGCCGCCGCCGACGCGTCCCTCTCCGTCGGGCGGGGAGGCCATCTGGACTACGTACCGGAACCGACCATCCTCCACGCCGACGCCCGCTACTCGCAGGATCTGACGCTCTCGCTCGAGACAGGTGCGACGGCGGTTCTCGGCGATATCGTCGTCCCCGGTCGGCTCGCGCGCGGCGAGCGCTTCGAGTTCGAGCGGTATCTCTCTCGGGTCCGCGCCCAGGGACCGAACGGCTTGCTGTTCGAGGACGCGACCCACCTCGCGCCCGGTGAGTCTGACCCCACCGCGCCGGGGGTCCTCGGCGAGTTCACGGTCTACGGGTCGCTGTTCGTCGTCGCGCCCGAGAGCGATGCGGCCGAAACGAGCGACGACCTCCACGAGGCAGTCACCGACTGCGAGGCGCGAGCGGGCGCGACGGCCCTCCCCAACGGCGCGGGCGTCGCCGTCCGCGCACTGGGCGACCGCGCGGAGACGGTCCAGAGCACGCTCCACGCCGCGTGGGACCGCGCCCGCCGCGACCTTATCGATTCGCCCGCACCCTCCGGGAGGAAGTTCTGA
- the ureG gene encoding urease accessory protein UreG yields the protein MSLTHRDVATVGIGGPVGSGKTSLLTEIVPQLREDGLDVGVIANDILTQEDAERLRERFAGVVPEDLVAGVETGACPHTGIREDPSMNLQQIDAFLAEHPELDLVLIESGGDNLAATFNPELADYSLYVISVAEGDDIPRKRGPGVVDCDLLVMNKTDLAPHVGADLDLMERDAREVRDGPFVFTDCKAKEGIDDVLRHLHEGVLFV from the coding sequence ATGAGCCTGACTCACCGCGACGTGGCGACGGTCGGGATCGGCGGCCCGGTCGGGTCGGGCAAGACCTCGCTGCTGACGGAGATCGTCCCGCAACTCCGCGAGGACGGCCTCGACGTGGGCGTCATCGCCAACGACATCCTCACGCAGGAGGACGCCGAGCGCCTGCGCGAGCGGTTCGCCGGCGTCGTCCCCGAGGACCTCGTCGCGGGCGTCGAGACGGGGGCGTGTCCCCACACCGGCATCCGCGAGGACCCGTCGATGAACCTCCAGCAGATAGACGCTTTCCTCGCGGAGCACCCGGAGCTGGACCTCGTGCTGATCGAGAGCGGCGGCGACAACCTCGCGGCGACGTTCAACCCCGAACTCGCCGACTACTCGCTGTACGTCATCAGCGTCGCGGAGGGCGACGACATCCCCCGAAAGCGCGGGCCCGGCGTGGTCGACTGCGACCTGCTGGTGATGAACAAGACCGACCTCGCACCCCACGTCGGCGCGGACCTCGACCTGATGGAACGCGACGCCCGCGAGGTCCGGGACGGACCGTTCGTCTTCACCGACTGCAAAGCGAAAGAGGGGATCGATGACGTGCTTCGACATCTCCACGAGGGAGTGTTGTTCGTCTGA
- a CDS encoding urease subunit gamma has product MKLTAKEQERLTVFTAAEVARRRKDRGVPLNHPEAVAYISDWCIERGRDGESVAEIRAGASQLLGREDVMEGVPEMIGMIQVEPVFPDGTKLVTVHDPIRSDSVGGLDGDGETGSEEAEDEETENEEVAE; this is encoded by the coding sequence ATGAAACTCACAGCCAAAGAGCAGGAACGACTCACGGTCTTCACCGCCGCAGAGGTCGCGCGACGCCGCAAGGACCGCGGCGTCCCGCTGAACCACCCCGAGGCCGTCGCCTACATCAGCGACTGGTGCATCGAACGGGGCCGCGACGGGGAGTCGGTCGCCGAGATCCGCGCTGGCGCGTCCCAACTCTTGGGTCGCGAGGACGTCATGGAGGGGGTCCCCGAGATGATCGGCATGATTCAGGTCGAACCGGTGTTCCCCGACGGGACGAAGCTCGTCACCGTTCACGACCCGATTCGCTCCGACAGCGTCGGCGGACTGGACGGGGACGGAGAGACCGGCAGCGAGGAGGCAGAGGACGAGGAGACAGAGAACGAGGAGGTCGCCGAATGA
- the ureC gene encoding urease subunit alpha, giving the protein MTRDIDRDAYAELYGPSEGDKVRLGDTELFAKVERDLRTHGDEAVFGGGKTIRDGLGMAPGVTQAEGALDWVLTNATIIDPVVGIVAADIGIRNGEIAGIGKAGNPDTMDGVDMVVGPSTDVYPCEGKIATAGALDIHVHWNSAQLHEHALSSGVTTMLGGGYGGGATTCTTGPENVKRFLQAAEAWPVNVGFYGKGNASDPEPLREQIEAGACTLKLHEDWGSMPDAIDTCLDVAEEEDVQVCMHTDTLNEAGFVENTFAAVDGRTMHLFHIEGAGGGHAPDIMEMVGEPNMLPSSTNPSMPYTDNTFDEHLDMVMVCHHLNPDVPEDVAFAESRVRAETIAAEDVLHDMGAISMMTTDSQAMGRMGELVSRTCQTASKMKSQRGPLPEDEGTDADNHRIKRYVSKYTVNPAISAGIERYVGTLEPGKLADVVLWDPAFFGVKPAMTFKGGFPVHSEMGEANGSLMTCEPILQRERAGAVGKAKHALSLSFVSPAAAERGVGEEYGLDTPVVPVEGTRTPGKDDMVYNDYCPDDIEVDPETFEVRVDGEHVTCEPSSELPLAQRYML; this is encoded by the coding sequence GTGACCCGCGACATCGACCGCGACGCCTACGCCGAGCTCTACGGGCCAAGCGAGGGGGACAAAGTCCGACTCGGCGATACGGAACTGTTCGCGAAAGTCGAGAGAGACCTCCGGACGCACGGCGACGAGGCGGTCTTCGGCGGCGGGAAGACGATTCGGGACGGCCTCGGGATGGCCCCCGGCGTCACGCAGGCGGAGGGCGCGCTCGACTGGGTGCTGACGAACGCGACGATAATCGATCCCGTGGTGGGTATCGTCGCGGCCGACATCGGCATCCGGAACGGCGAGATCGCGGGCATCGGGAAGGCGGGGAACCCCGACACGATGGACGGCGTCGACATGGTCGTCGGCCCGTCGACGGACGTCTACCCCTGCGAGGGAAAAATTGCGACCGCCGGGGCGCTGGACATCCACGTCCACTGGAACTCGGCGCAACTGCACGAACACGCGCTCTCTTCGGGCGTGACGACGATGCTCGGCGGCGGCTACGGCGGCGGCGCGACGACGTGTACGACCGGACCGGAGAACGTCAAACGGTTCCTGCAGGCCGCCGAGGCGTGGCCGGTCAACGTCGGCTTCTACGGCAAGGGCAACGCCTCGGACCCCGAACCGCTGCGCGAGCAGATCGAGGCGGGGGCGTGTACGCTGAAACTCCACGAGGACTGGGGGTCGATGCCCGACGCTATCGACACCTGCCTCGACGTGGCCGAGGAGGAGGACGTGCAGGTCTGCATGCACACGGACACGCTCAACGAGGCCGGCTTCGTCGAGAACACCTTCGCCGCCGTCGACGGGCGGACGATGCACCTCTTCCACATCGAGGGCGCGGGTGGGGGCCACGCGCCGGACATCATGGAGATGGTCGGCGAGCCGAACATGCTCCCCTCCTCGACGAACCCCTCGATGCCCTACACCGACAACACGTTCGACGAGCACCTGGACATGGTGATGGTCTGCCATCACCTCAATCCCGACGTGCCCGAGGACGTGGCCTTCGCCGAGTCGCGCGTGCGCGCGGAGACCATCGCCGCCGAGGACGTGCTCCACGACATGGGGGCCATCTCGATGATGACGACGGACTCGCAGGCGATGGGCCGGATGGGCGAACTCGTCTCTCGCACCTGCCAGACGGCCTCGAAGATGAAGTCCCAGCGCGGCCCCCTCCCCGAGGACGAGGGCACCGACGCGGACAACCACCGTATCAAACGCTACGTCTCGAAGTACACCGTCAACCCCGCCATCTCGGCGGGCATCGAGAGGTACGTCGGGACGCTCGAACCCGGCAAACTCGCCGACGTGGTGCTGTGGGACCCCGCCTTCTTCGGCGTCAAGCCCGCGATGACGTTCAAGGGCGGCTTCCCGGTCCACTCGGAGATGGGCGAGGCCAACGGGTCGCTGATGACCTGTGAACCCATCCTCCAGCGCGAACGCGCGGGAGCCGTCGGCAAGGCCAAACACGCCCTCTCGCTGTCGTTCGTCTCCCCTGCGGCCGCCGAACGCGGCGTCGGCGAGGAGTACGGCCTCGACACCCCGGTCGTCCCCGTCGAGGGCACGCGAACGCCCGGCAAGGACGACATGGTCTACAACGACTACTGCCCCGACGATATCGAAGTCGACCCGGAGACGTTCGAAGTCCGGGTCGACGGCGAACACGTCACTTGCGAACCGTCTTCGGAACTGCCACTCGCACAGCGGTACATGCTATGA